In a genomic window of Streptococcus mitis NCTC 12261:
- a CDS encoding SIALI-17 repeat-containing surface protein: MNKKKMILTSLASVAVLGAAFVASQPSVVKADDSTTSQPTATKPAGETGAADTSKSEVTSPEIKKAEDDAKAAEAKVTEAQAKVDTTTTAANEANTKLEAEKKEAADAKTAKTEAEEAKKAADAELAAAKEKAAEADAKAKEEAKKEADAKKEEADSKEALTEALKQLPDNELLDKKAKEDLLKAVEAGDLKASDILTELADDDKKAEANKETEKKLRDKDQASTANADATPAKEAKTKDQLPADIKAGIDKAEKADAARPASEKLQDKADDLGENVDELKEDAEALKAEEDKKAEALKKQEDTLKEAKEALKYAQDNGSDADIVASLDKAVKAIEKAKEVAQDAFDKAASDTQAVADELNKLTDEYNKALDEVKAAKEKEANEPAKPVEEEPAKPAEKTEAEKAAEAKKEADAKVAELEKKVAEEAKKVEEATAKATKEAEDVKAAEEAKTTADKAKTDAEAELAKATKEAEKAKAKVEELKKEEKDNLEALKAALDQLEKEIDADAKITNKDEAKAAIGKDALLKAIEDGVITATQAAKELEDQNATAKANKDVENKLRNKDQVNDATPATTAPTIKHGDKQPAEDSGEKISDTDKKAFDEADKKEASKPIVKKLQDIADDIAEKIEKLTKVADKDKADATEKAKAVEEKTAALNKQKETLDKAKAALETAKKNNAEQAIQDGLQDAVTKLEAAVASAKTAADEAQAKFDEVNEAVKAYKDAIDELTDDYNATLGYIENLKEVPKGEEPKDFAGGVNDDEAPTGDAKQPDEVPTVPNAPEFNGGVNPAEAATAEEKPEFNGGVNAAEAATTEEKPEFNGGVNDEEAPTTENTPEFNGGVNDDNATTQPNNPEFNGGVNDTTPPTEPAKPEGEAPAEQPKTEVPDIKSEIKRLEKEVEKLESDVKDAENGAEDYFVEGLKGELDKAKAELEELKAAWLNLVNDKPEFDLSKLNEGKLPESNKENTAPSRPEKPAPEFPIPAKVGTPGNPPRENSDTTAVNEPALVPKTPSAPGTDASATPTADTPSTPAVVPTVAGTNKDNTYQAPAAKAEDKKELPNTGGKDNVAIASLGFLGLLLGALPFVKRKN, from the coding sequence ATGAATAAAAAGAAAATGATTTTGACTAGTTTGGCTAGTGTTGCTGTTTTGGGAGCGGCATTTGTTGCATCTCAACCATCAGTTGTAAAAGCTGATGATTCTACAACAAGTCAACCTACAGCTACTAAACCTGCTGGAGAAACTGGAGCTGCTGACACTTCTAAATCAGAAGTTACAAGTCCAGAAATTAAAAAAGCTGAAGATGACGCTAAAGCTGCTGAAGCTAAAGTTACTGAAGCTCAAGCAAAAGTAGATACAACAACTACTGCAGCTAACGAAGCAAATACTAAACTAGAAGCTGAGAAAAAAGAAGCTGCTGATGCTAAAACTGCAAAAACTGAAGCTGAAGAAGCTAAAAAAGCTGCTGATGCTGAATTAGCTGCTGCTAAAGAAAAAGCTGCTGAAGCCGACGCCAAAGCTAAAGAAGAAGCTAAAAAAGAAGCCGACGCTAAAAAAGAAGAAGCAGATTCTAAAGAAGCTTTAACTGAAGCTTTGAAACAACTTCCTGATAACGAATTGCTTGACAAAAAAGCAAAAGAAGATTTATTAAAGGCTGTAGAAGCTGGTGACTTAAAAGCTTCTGATATTCTTACTGAATTAGCAGATGATGATAAAAAAGCTGAAGCTAATAAAGAAACTGAGAAAAAATTAAGAGATAAAGACCAAGCTTCTACTGCTAATGCTGATGCAACTCCAGCTAAAGAAGCTAAAACTAAAGATCAATTACCAGCAGACATTAAGGCTGGAATTGACAAAGCTGAAAAAGCAGATGCTGCTCGTCCTGCATCAGAAAAACTTCAAGATAAAGCTGATGATTTAGGTGAAAATGTTGATGAGCTTAAAGAAGATGCTGAAGCATTGAAAGCTGAAGAAGATAAAAAAGCTGAAGCTCTTAAAAAACAAGAAGATACATTAAAAGAAGCTAAAGAAGCTCTTAAATATGCTCAAGACAACGGTTCTGATGCTGATATCGTTGCTTCATTAGATAAAGCTGTAAAAGCTATCGAAAAAGCTAAAGAAGTTGCTCAAGATGCATTCGATAAAGCTGCTTCTGATACTCAAGCTGTTGCTGATGAATTAAATAAACTTACTGATGAGTATAACAAAGCTCTTGATGAAGTAAAAGCTGCTAAAGAAAAAGAAGCTAACGAACCAGCTAAACCAGTAGAAGAAGAACCAGCTAAACCAGCAGAAAAAACAGAAGCAGAAAAAGCTGCTGAAGCTAAAAAAGAAGCTGACGCTAAGGTTGCTGAATTAGAGAAAAAAGTTGCTGAAGAAGCTAAAAAAGTAGAAGAAGCTACAGCTAAAGCTACTAAAGAAGCTGAAGATGTAAAAGCTGCTGAAGAAGCTAAAACCACAGCTGATAAAGCAAAAACTGACGCAGAAGCTGAATTAGCTAAAGCTACTAAAGAAGCTGAAAAAGCTAAAGCTAAAGTTGAAGAGCTTAAAAAAGAAGAAAAAGACAACTTAGAAGCTCTTAAAGCTGCTTTAGATCAACTTGAAAAAGAAATTGATGCTGATGCTAAAATTACAAATAAAGACGAAGCTAAAGCTGCAATCGGTAAAGATGCTTTATTAAAAGCTATCGAAGATGGTGTTATCACTGCTACACAAGCTGCTAAAGAATTAGAAGATCAAAATGCGACTGCTAAAGCTAACAAAGATGTCGAAAATAAATTAAGAAATAAAGATCAAGTAAACGATGCAACTCCTGCTACAACGGCTCCAACTATCAAACATGGAGATAAACAGCCTGCTGAAGATTCTGGAGAAAAAATTTCTGATACAGATAAAAAAGCATTTGATGAAGCTGATAAAAAAGAAGCTTCTAAACCAATTGTTAAAAAACTTCAAGATATCGCTGATGATATAGCTGAAAAAATCGAAAAATTAACTAAAGTAGCTGATAAAGACAAAGCTGATGCTACTGAAAAAGCTAAAGCAGTAGAAGAAAAAACTGCTGCATTAAATAAACAAAAAGAAACTTTAGATAAAGCTAAAGCTGCACTTGAAACAGCTAAGAAAAATAATGCTGAGCAAGCTATCCAAGATGGATTACAAGATGCTGTTACTAAATTAGAAGCTGCTGTTGCTTCTGCTAAAACTGCTGCTGATGAAGCTCAAGCTAAATTCGACGAAGTTAACGAAGCAGTAAAAGCTTATAAAGATGCAATCGATGAACTAACTGACGATTACAACGCAACTTTAGGTTATATCGAAAACTTAAAAGAAGTTCCTAAAGGTGAAGAACCTAAAGACTTCGCAGGTGGAGTAAATGATGATGAAGCACCAACTGGCGACGCTAAACAACCTGATGAGGTTCCAACTGTTCCAAATGCTCCTGAATTCAATGGTGGGGTAAACCCTGCTGAAGCTGCTACTGCTGAAGAAAAACCTGAGTTCAATGGCGGAGTAAACGCTGCTGAAGCTGCTACTACTGAAGAAAAACCTGAGTTCAACGGTGGTGTAAACGATGAAGAAGCGCCTACAACTGAAAATACTCCTGAGTTCAATGGTGGTGTAAATGATGATAACGCTACTACTCAACCTAATAATCCAGAATTTAACGGCGGAGTGAATGATACAACACCTCCAACTGAGCCAGCTAAACCAGAAGGTGAAGCACCAGCTGAGCAACCAAAAACAGAAGTTCCAGATATTAAATCTGAAATCAAACGTCTTGAAAAAGAAGTTGAAAAACTTGAATCTGACGTGAAAGATGCAGAAAATGGTGCTGAAGATTATTTTGTAGAAGGATTGAAAGGTGAATTAGATAAAGCTAAAGCAGAATTAGAAGAACTTAAAGCTGCTTGGTTAAATCTTGTGAATGATAAACCTGAATTTGATTTATCAAAATTAAATGAAGGTAAATTACCTGAATCGAATAAAGAAAATACAGCGCCATCAAGACCTGAAAAACCAGCTCCTGAATTTCCAATCCCAGCTAAAGTTGGAACACCTGGAAATCCACCGCGTGAAAATTCTGATACTACAGCTGTCAATGAACCTGCACTTGTACCAAAAACACCATCAGCTCCTGGAACAGATGCTTCAGCTACACCAACAGCTGATACACCATCAACTCCTGCGGTTGTACCAACTGTAGCAGGTACTAACAAAGACAATACTTATCAAGCCCCAGCTGCAAAAGCTGAAGATAAGAAAGAACTTCCAAATACTGGTGGTAAAGATAATGTTGCAATTGCATCATTAGGATTCCTTGGATTGCTCCTTGGTGCCCTTCCATTTGTGAAACGCAAAAACTAA
- a CDS encoding Rpn family recombination-promoting nuclease/putative transposase, producing MTLRHPGISPTNDSVAKKIFSNPEITWQFIRDMLDLPAKNVTILEGSNIHVLPSLPYSAQDFYTSINVLAELDNGTQVIIEIQVHHQNFFINRLWAYLCSQVNQNLEKIRQREGDTHQSYKHIAPVYAIAIVNSNYFQDDLAFHSFSMREDTTGEALTITNNSQENHLVKMAFLELKKYRETSKDKIRKPWLEFFGNKPFTQQPERAISQAYQLLDYKSWSEEDRKMFSEQRRREEQALLAQDYALEQAEEKGLERGKVEGREEGKLFAFLDMVRQGLLTSEVASQQLGMTVAEFEALL from the coding sequence ATGACATTACGTCATCCAGGCATCAGCCCAACCAATGACTCGGTTGCTAAGAAAATCTTTAGCAACCCAGAAATCACTTGGCAATTTATCCGCGATATGCTGGACTTACCTGCAAAAAATGTGACGATTTTGGAGGGAAGTAACATTCACGTCTTGCCTTCCCTGCCGTACTCGGCCCAGGATTTCTATACCAGTATAAACGTCTTGGCAGAGTTGGACAATGGCACGCAGGTTATTATCGAAATCCAAGTGCATCATCAGAATTTTTTCATTAATCGTTTGTGGGCTTACTTATGCAGTCAGGTCAATCAAAATCTCGAAAAAATTCGTCAACGAGAAGGTGATACACATCAAAGTTACAAACACATCGCCCCCGTTTATGCCATTGCAATCGTGAATAGCAATTATTTCCAAGATGACTTGGCTTTCCATAGCTTTAGTATGCGCGAGGACACGACAGGTGAGGCTTTAACAATTACAAACAACAGTCAGGAAAACCATCTAGTCAAGATGGCATTCTTGGAACTAAAAAAATACAGAGAAACCAGCAAAGACAAGATTCGAAAGCCGTGGTTGGAGTTTTTCGGGAATAAGCCCTTTACCCAACAACCCGAGCGAGCCATCAGTCAGGCATACCAACTGCTGGACTACAAGAGCTGGTCCGAGGAGGACAGGAAAATGTTTAGTGAACAACGCAGACGCGAAGAACAAGCCTTGTTAGCACAGGACTATGCCTTGGAACAAGCTGAAGAAAAAGGCTTAGAGCGTGGGAAAGTTGAAGGAAGGGAAGAAGGGAAACTTTTTGCCTTCTTAGACATGGTTCGCCAAGGTCTCCTGACTTCCGAGGTTGCCAGTCAGCAGTTGGGCATGACAGTCGCTGAATTTGAGGCACTATTGTAA
- the polA gene encoding DNA polymerase I encodes MDKKKLLLIDGSSVAFRAFFALYQQLDRFKNAAGLHTNAIYGFQLMLSHLLERVEPSHILVAFDAGKTTFRTEMYADYKGGRAKTPDEFREQFPFIRELLDHMGIRHYELAQYEADDIIGTLDKLAEQNGFDITIISGDKDLIQLTDEHTVVELSKKGVAEFEAFTPEYLMEKMGITPTQFIDLKALMGDKSDNIPGVTKIGEKTGIKLLLEHGSLEGIYENIDGMKASKMKENLINDKEQAFLSKKLATIDTEAPVEIGLEDLVYSGPDVENLGKFYDEMGFKQLKQALNVSSADVAESLDFTIVDQISQDMLSEESIFHFELFGENYHTDDLVGFSWSCGDKLYATDKLELLQEPIFKAFLEKTPLRVYDFKKAKVLLNRFGVDLQAPAFDSRLAKYLLSTVEDNEIATIASLYGQTYLVDDETFYGKGVKKAIPEREKFLEHLARKIAVLVETEPVLLEKLSENGQLELLYDMEQPLAFVLAKMEIAGIKVKKETLLEMQAENELVIEKLTQEIYELAGEEFNINSPKQLGVLLFEKLELPLEYTKKTKTGYSTAVDVLERLAPIAPIVKKILDYRQIAKIQSTYVIGLQDWILADGKIHTRYVQDLTQTGRLSSVDPNLQNIPVRLEQGRLIRKAFVPEREDSVLLSSDYSQIELRVLAHISKDEHLIKAFQEGADIHTSTAMRVFGIERPEDVTANDRRNAKAVNFGVVYGISDFGLSNNLGISRKGAKAYIDTYFERFPGIKNYMDEVVREARDKGYVETLFKRRRELPDINSRNFNIRGFAERTAINSPIQGSAADILKIAMIQLDKALVAGGYQTKMLLQVHDEIVLEVPKSELAEMKKLVKQTMEEAIQLSVPLIADENEGATWYEAK; translated from the coding sequence ATGGATAAGAAAAAATTATTATTGATTGATGGGTCTTCTGTTGCTTTTCGGGCGTTTTTTGCGCTCTATCAGCAGTTGGATCGTTTTAAGAATGCGGCTGGCTTGCATACCAATGCGATTTATGGCTTTCAGTTGATGTTAAGCCATTTGTTGGAGCGGGTTGAGCCGAGTCATATTTTGGTGGCTTTTGATGCGGGAAAGACGACCTTCCGTACAGAGATGTATGCGGACTATAAGGGTGGTCGGGCTAAGACTCCGGATGAGTTTCGTGAGCAATTTCCCTTTATTCGTGAGTTGCTGGATCATATGGGGATTCGTCATTATGAGTTGGCTCAGTATGAGGCGGATGACATCATTGGGACACTGGATAAACTAGCAGAGCAGAATGGTTTTGATATTACCATTATCAGTGGGGACAAGGATTTGATTCAGCTGACGGATGAGCATACGGTGGTTGAACTTTCCAAGAAAGGTGTGGCTGAGTTTGAGGCCTTTACGCCAGAATATCTCATGGAAAAGATGGGCATTACACCGACGCAGTTTATCGATCTCAAGGCGCTCATGGGTGATAAGTCGGATAATATCCCTGGGGTGACCAAAATCGGTGAAAAAACTGGTATCAAACTCTTGCTGGAGCATGGTTCGCTTGAGGGAATTTATGAAAATATTGATGGGATGAAGGCTTCTAAGATGAAGGAAAATCTCATCAATGATAAGGAACAGGCCTTTTTGTCGAAAAAACTGGCGACCATTGATACCGAGGCACCGGTTGAGATTGGTTTGGAGGATTTGGTCTATAGTGGTCCAGATGTGGAAAATCTTGGGAAATTCTACGATGAGATGGGCTTCAAACAGCTCAAGCAGGCTTTAAATGTGTCGTCAGCTGATGTGGCTGAGAGTTTGGATTTTACTATTGTTGACCAAATCAGTCAAGATATGCTGAGTGAAGAGTCTATCTTCCATTTTGAGCTTTTTGGTGAGAATTACCATACGGATGATTTGGTTGGATTTTCCTGGTCTTGTGGGGATAAGCTTTATGCTACAGACAAGCTTGAACTTTTGCAAGAGCCGATTTTCAAGGCCTTTTTAGAAAAAACACCTCTGAGAGTTTATGACTTTAAGAAGGCTAAAGTTCTCTTGAATCGTTTTGGTGTGGATTTGCAGGCGCCTGCTTTTGATAGCCGATTGGCTAAATACCTCCTTTCGACTGTGGAGGACAATGAAATTGCGACCATCGCTAGTCTTTATGGTCAGACTTATTTGGTTGATGATGAGACTTTCTATGGTAAGGGAGTCAAGAAGGCCATTCCTGAACGCGAGAAATTCTTAGAACATTTGGCACGTAAGATTGCAGTTTTGGTTGAGACTGAGCCTGTTTTACTTGAAAAACTCAGTGAAAATGGGCAATTAGAGCTTCTTTATGATATGGAGCAACCTCTGGCTTTTGTCCTTGCTAAGATGGAAATTGCTGGGATTAAGGTCAAGAAAGAGACCTTGCTTGAGATGCAGGCTGAAAATGAGCTTGTCATTGAAAAACTGACTCAGGAGATTTATGAACTGGCTGGTGAGGAGTTTAATATTAACTCGCCTAAGCAGTTGGGCGTGCTTCTCTTTGAAAAATTGGAGCTACCTCTAGAATACACTAAGAAAACCAAGACTGGATACTCGACAGCGGTGGATGTGTTGGAGCGCCTAGCTCCTATTGCTCCGATTGTTAAGAAAATCCTGGATTACCGTCAGATTGCCAAGATTCAATCTACTTATGTGATTGGCTTGCAGGACTGGATTTTGGCGGATGGCAAGATTCATACTCGCTATGTTCAGGATTTGACCCAGACTGGGCGTCTGTCTAGTGTGGATCCAAACTTGCAAAATATCCCTGTTCGCTTGGAACAAGGTCGTCTCATTCGTAAGGCTTTTGTGCCAGAGCGGGAGGATAGTGTACTACTCAGTTCGGACTACTCACAGATTGAATTGCGCGTTTTGGCGCATATTTCTAAGGATGAGCACTTGATTAAGGCCTTTCAAGAGGGGGCAGATATCCATACTTCGACAGCCATGCGGGTCTTTGGCATTGAACGTCCTGAGGATGTGACTGCAAACGACCGTCGCAATGCCAAGGCCGTTAACTTTGGAGTAGTTTATGGGATTTCAGACTTTGGTTTGTCTAATAATTTGGGCATTAGCCGTAAGGGAGCCAAAGCCTACATTGATACCTACTTTGAACGCTTCCCAGGTATTAAAAATTACATGGATGAAGTGGTACGTGAGGCGCGTGATAAGGGCTATGTGGAGACCCTCTTCAAGCGTCGTCGTGAGTTGCCAGATATCAATTCTCGCAACTTCAATATTCGTGGTTTTGCAGAGCGAACGGCCATCAACTCACCTATCCAGGGTTCGGCAGCAGATATTCTTAAGATTGCCATGATTCAGCTGGATAAAGCCTTGGTTGCAGGTGGTTATCAGACTAAGATGCTGTTACAAGTGCACGATGAAATCGTACTTGAAGTTCCTAAATCTGAATTGGCAGAGATGAAAAAATTGGTCAAACAAACTATGGAAGAAGCCATTCAACTCAGTGTTCCCCTTATCGCAGATGAGAATGAAGGGGCAACCTGGTACGAGGCTAAATAA
- a CDS encoding CoA-binding protein: protein MSQEFINPSDGVIRQYLATSKTLAVVGLSDREETTSNRVTKEMQARGYKIIPVNPKVAGGEILGEKAYASLAEIPFPVDIVNVYRRSEFLPDVARDFLKADAKIFWAQLGLESLEAEEILRAGGCDDIVMNRCIKREHTRLIEEA from the coding sequence ATGAGTCAAGAATTTATCAATCCAAGTGATGGCGTGATTCGTCAGTATCTCGCAACGAGTAAAACCCTTGCTGTGGTGGGCTTGTCTGACCGTGAGGAAACAACGAGCAATCGAGTGACCAAGGAAATGCAGGCTCGGGGTTATAAAATCATTCCAGTCAATCCCAAGGTGGCAGGTGGCGAAATCTTGGGTGAAAAGGCTTATGCTAGTCTAGCTGAGATTCCTTTTCCTGTAGATATTGTCAATGTTTACCGTCGCAGCGAGTTTCTGCCTGATGTGGCGCGTGATTTTCTCAAAGCTGATGCCAAGATTTTTTGGGCACAGCTAGGACTTGAAAGTCTAGAAGCGGAAGAAATCTTGCGTGCTGGTGGATGTGATGATATCGTGATGAATCGTTGCATCAAGAGAGAACATACACGCTTGATTGAGGAAGCATAA
- a CDS encoding YeiH family protein produces MSFLSKNGAGILACLLISIISWYLGGFFPVIGAPVFAIFIGMLLHPFLSSYKQLDAGLTFSSKKLLQYAVILLGFGLNISQVFAVGQSSLPVILSTISIALIVAYLFQRFFALDTKLATLIGVGSSICGGSAIAATAPVIHAKEKEVAQAISVIFFFNVLAALIFPTLGTWLHLSNDGFALFAGTAVNDTSSVTATASAWDSLYQTNTLESATIVKLTRTLAIIPITLFLSYWQSRQQENKQSLQLKKVFPLFILYFILASLLTTLLTSLGVSSSFFTPLKQLSKFLIVMAMSAIGLKTNLVAMVKSSGKSILLGAICWIAIILTSLGMQTLIGIF; encoded by the coding sequence ATGTCATTTCTATCAAAAAATGGAGCAGGCATCTTGGCCTGCCTTCTCATTTCCATCATATCTTGGTACTTAGGAGGATTCTTCCCTGTCATTGGCGCGCCTGTCTTTGCGATTTTCATAGGCATGCTTCTTCATCCCTTTCTCTCATCCTATAAACAACTGGATGCGGGATTGACCTTTAGTTCTAAAAAATTGCTCCAGTATGCCGTTATCTTGCTTGGTTTTGGTCTCAATATCTCGCAAGTCTTCGCAGTTGGGCAATCTTCACTCCCTGTCATCCTGTCCACCATTTCAATAGCCTTGATTGTTGCCTATCTTTTCCAGCGCTTCTTTGCACTGGACACAAAACTGGCTACCTTGATTGGAGTAGGTTCTTCTATCTGTGGGGGCTCTGCCATTGCGGCAACAGCGCCCGTTATCCATGCTAAGGAAAAGGAAGTAGCCCAAGCCATCTCCGTTATCTTTTTCTTCAATGTCTTGGCTGCGCTCATCTTTCCAACCCTCGGCACCTGGCTTCATCTATCCAATGACGGCTTCGCCCTCTTTGCAGGAACTGCAGTCAATGATACTTCCTCTGTAACCGCCACAGCTAGCGCCTGGGATAGTCTCTACCAGACCAATACCCTCGAGTCTGCAACCATTGTTAAACTCACACGTACTTTGGCCATTATCCCTATCACGCTCTTTCTATCCTACTGGCAAAGTCGCCAACAAGAAAACAAGCAAAGCCTACAACTGAAAAAAGTCTTCCCACTTTTTATCCTTTACTTTATCCTTGCCTCTCTCCTCACTACACTACTCACCTCTCTAGGTGTGTCCAGTAGTTTCTTTACCCCTCTCAAACAACTCTCTAAATTCCTTATTGTCATGGCCATGAGTGCTATCGGTCTCAAAACCAATCTGGTCGCTATGGTCAAATCCAGTGGAAAATCCATTCTTCTCGGAGCCATCTGCTGGATTGCCATCATCCTCACTAGTCTTGGTATGCAGACCCTTATCGGTATTTTCTAA
- a CDS encoding pyridoxal phosphate-dependent aminotransferase: MDLTKRFNKQLDKIQVSLIRQFDQAISEIPGVLRLTLGEPDFTTPDHVKEAAKRAIDQNQSYYTGMSGLLTLRQAASDFVKEKYQLDYAPENEILVTIGATEALSATLTAILEEGDKVLLPAPAYPGYEPIVNLVGAEIVEIDTTENGFILTPEMLEKAILEQGDKLKAVILNYPANPTGITYSREQLEDLAAVLRKYEIFVVCDEVYSELTYTGEAHVSLGTMLRDQAIIINGLSKSHAMTGWRLGLIFAPAAFTAQLIKSHQYLVTAANTMAQHAAVEALTAGKNDAEPMKKEYIQRRDYIIEKMTALGFEIIKPDGAFYIFAKIPAGYNQDSFAFLKDFAQKKAVAFIPGAAFGRYGEGYVRLSYAASMETIKEAMKRLEEYMREA, translated from the coding sequence ATGGACTTAACTAAGCGCTTTAATAAACAGTTAGATAAGATTCAAGTTTCGTTGATTCGTCAGTTTGACCAGGCTATTTCGGAGATTCCTGGGGTCTTGCGTTTGACCTTGGGGGAACCTGATTTTACAACGCCAGATCATGTTAAGGAGGCGGCCAAGCGGGCGATTGACCAGAACCAATCCTACTATACAGGGATGAGTGGTCTGCTGACCTTACGTCAGGCGGCCAGTGATTTTGTTAAGGAAAAGTACCAACTGGACTATGCTCCTGAAAATGAAATCTTGGTTACAATTGGGGCGACAGAGGCTTTATCTGCCACTTTGACAGCTATTTTGGAAGAGGGAGATAAGGTGCTCTTGCCAGCTCCTGCCTATCCAGGTTATGAACCGATTGTCAATCTAGTTGGGGCAGAGATTGTCGAGATTGACACGACTGAAAATGGTTTTATCTTGACTCCTGAGATGTTGGAAAAGGCTATTTTGGAGCAGGGTGACAAGCTCAAGGCGGTTATTCTCAACTATCCAGCCAACCCGACAGGAATTACCTATAGTCGGGAGCAGTTGGAAGACTTGGCAGCTGTTTTACGCAAGTACGAAATTTTTGTTGTCTGTGATGAGGTTTACTCAGAATTGACCTATACAGGGGAAGCCCATGTATCTCTGGGAACTATGTTGAGAGATCAGGCAATTATTATCAATGGTTTATCGAAGTCGCATGCTATGACGGGTTGGCGTTTGGGTCTGATTTTCGCTCCTGCAGCCTTTACAGCCCAGTTGATCAAGAGTCACCAGTACTTGGTGACTGCCGCAAATACCATGGCGCAACATGCTGCGGTAGAAGCCCTTACAGCTGGTAAAAACGATGCGGAGCCTATGAAGAAGGAATACATCCAGCGTCGAGATTATATTATCGAGAAAATGACTGCTCTTGGTTTTGAGATTATCAAACCAGACGGTGCCTTCTATATCTTTGCTAAGATTCCAGCGGGCTACAATCAAGATTCCTTTGCTTTTCTGAAGGATTTTGCCCAGAAGAAGGCTGTTGCCTTTATCCCTGGTGCAGCCTTTGGACGTTACGGGGAAGGATATGTTCGCCTATCTTATGCAGCCAGCATGGAGACGATCAAAGAAGCCATGAAACGACTTGAGGAGTACATGAGAGAAGCATGA